A genome region from Planctomycetota bacterium includes the following:
- the cmk gene encoding (d)CMP kinase: MSSPAQPLIITIDGPAGTGKSSVAHLLALRLGLEFLDTGAMYRAAALLAIEESIPIDEGESIAAALASTTLAFDWKSSPPRLLLGRRDVSALIRSSEVTEAVSPVSACAEVRREMVRRQREIAAAHPRLVTEGRDQGSEVFPDAPLHIYLEADARVRAQRRAAQLKSSGQAADEAGILRAIQHRDHVDSTRAVGPLRIPTGAVRVDTSHLDLEAVVSKLEQLARERLGSRLAAAASAPAHH, translated from the coding sequence ATGAGTTCCCCGGCGCAGCCCCTGATCATCACCATCGACGGCCCCGCGGGCACGGGGAAAAGTTCCGTCGCCCATCTGCTGGCGCTGCGCCTGGGCCTGGAGTTCCTGGACACCGGCGCCATGTACCGCGCCGCGGCGCTTCTGGCGATCGAGGAGTCGATCCCGATCGACGAAGGCGAGTCGATCGCCGCCGCGCTGGCGTCGACGACGCTGGCCTTCGACTGGAAGTCGAGCCCGCCGCGGCTGCTGCTGGGGCGGCGCGACGTCAGCGCCCTGATCCGCTCCTCCGAGGTCACCGAGGCGGTCTCGCCGGTCTCCGCCTGCGCCGAGGTGCGCCGCGAGATGGTGCGGCGCCAGCGCGAGATCGCCGCCGCCCACCCGCGGCTGGTCACCGAGGGGCGCGACCAGGGCTCGGAAGTTTTCCCCGACGCGCCGCTGCACATTTATCTGGAGGCCGACGCCCGCGTGCGGGCGCAGCGGCGGGCCGCGCAACTGAAGTCCTCGGGCCAGGCCGCCGACGAGGCGGGCATCCTTCGCGCGATCCAGCACCGCGACCACGTGGACTCGACCCGCGCGGTGGGGCCGCTGCGGATTCCAACCGGCGCCGTCCGCGTGGACACCAGCCATCTCGACCTGGAGGCGGTCGTGTCCAAGCTCGAGCAACTGGCGCGGGAGCGGCTCGGATCGCGCCTCGCCGCCGCGGCCTCCGCCCCGGCGCACCATTGA
- a CDS encoding CCA tRNA nucleotidyltransferase, with protein MADASHRSESSVGARQAAQEIAKKFLDAGHIAYFAGGCVRDELLKLSPADYDIATSATTEDIQRIFPKARGVGESFGVILVHHKGRVIEVASFRSDGRYLDGRRPEAVALGDERSDAMRRDFTINGLFMHPLSGEVVDHVKGRADIDSRTLRAINDPDARLSEDRLRLLRAARFAARYQLTIEPETEAAIRAHARELRGVSRERVGQELRRMLSHPSRVAAVELIESLGLAPSTLLEAAPQSPLRRVRALSADAGQAAVLAAWLLDRESALPWQERVEQWTKALVLSNKERDALAGALSIRSSLSGWPGLTKALQKRTAANPAFPDALEVYATEAAGPAAAIRRDFQMLEKEGISPIPLLSGDDLIKLGLRAGPEFRRILDAVYDEQLEGRIDSARAAIDLARQLSRP; from the coding sequence ATGGCTGACGCGTCACACCGATCCGAATCCAGCGTCGGCGCCCGCCAGGCGGCCCAGGAGATCGCCAAAAAATTCCTGGACGCCGGACACATCGCCTACTTCGCGGGCGGCTGCGTTCGCGACGAGCTGCTGAAGCTCTCGCCCGCCGACTACGACATCGCCACAAGCGCCACCACCGAGGACATCCAGCGGATCTTCCCCAAGGCGCGAGGCGTGGGGGAGAGTTTCGGCGTGATCCTGGTCCACCACAAGGGCCGCGTCATCGAGGTCGCCAGCTTCCGCAGCGACGGCCGCTACCTCGACGGGCGCCGGCCCGAGGCGGTCGCCCTCGGCGACGAGCGCTCCGACGCGATGCGCCGCGACTTCACCATCAACGGGCTCTTCATGCATCCGCTGAGCGGCGAGGTGGTCGACCATGTGAAGGGCCGCGCCGACATCGACTCCCGGACCCTGCGGGCCATCAACGATCCGGACGCGCGACTCTCCGAGGACCGTCTCCGGCTGCTTCGCGCGGCGCGCTTCGCGGCTCGCTACCAGCTGACCATCGAGCCGGAGACCGAGGCCGCGATCCGGGCCCACGCCCGCGAGTTGCGCGGTGTGAGCCGCGAGCGCGTCGGCCAGGAACTGCGCCGCATGCTTTCGCATCCCAGCCGTGTGGCGGCGGTCGAACTGATCGAGTCGCTCGGGCTCGCTCCCTCGACGCTTCTGGAGGCGGCGCCGCAATCGCCGCTGCGGCGGGTCAGGGCGCTTTCCGCGGACGCAGGGCAGGCCGCGGTCCTGGCGGCATGGCTTCTGGACCGGGAGTCGGCGCTGCCCTGGCAGGAGCGCGTCGAGCAATGGACCAAGGCCCTGGTGCTCTCCAACAAGGAGCGCGACGCCCTGGCCGGCGCCCTCTCCATCCGCTCGTCCCTTTCCGGCTGGCCCGGGTTGACCAAGGCCCTGCAAAAAAGAACCGCCGCCAATCCCGCCTTTCCGGACGCGCTTGAGGTCTACGCCACCGAAGCCGCCGGGCCCGCCGCGGCAATTCGCCGCGACTTCCAAATGCTTGAAAAGGAAGGGATTTCGCCCATTCCACTGCTTTCCGGGGATGACCTGATCAAACTGGGGCTGCGCGCGGGTCCGGAATTCCGCCGCATCCTGGACGCGGTTTACGACGAGCAACTCGAGGGAAGGATCGATTCCGCCAGGGCCGCGATCGATCTGGCCAGGCAACTTTCCCGCCCTTGA
- a CDS encoding ABC transporter permease, with protein sequence MLPSWRFARRTLFARPGRSALLFAAIALSSMLVTGVGSGMRSVQNNVRGKLTSLMGEVDARLVQQSAAPFSAAVAEKVKAWPGVEAVSARRLGSLTLGRADGALDAAGKPRRSTAQARGVDPVSDPRFDSQALQEGARPVAPDQIALDSVTAAALEAKVGDKLQVLRLGAPMRLTVCGIVPRPILGALQKPMVTLYRSTLNEAMGRQDEATQIAILLQPGVDIRAWCATHAKDVDEDMLLEPAEMATSGMDKQVLAGQLGFTLATVIAFLACSFIIGVGMTTAVAELERELATLRCLGASRSQLFAGQCCAGLVLSFTAGIVGVPLGFAGAWCVTWWFRDTLPEGFTPSWLGASLAMGGSLMAGLLGALNPARIASRTSPLESLRRRATPVWRPGLWICLGAGVLCAAFEIAVLTLAADSQQKFWLHALAGLPIIHIGWFLLCVPILQAAGALLSGPLTKLLSLPPGLLRGGVSRAPYRLGLTAGALMMGMSILVSTWSNGESMLNEIRSKVKFGDAFAFKVSGLSPRDQDALRILPGVRHAAAVGYLPLKTGATMALGVQSIAPPNVICVGFEPDSFLQMNRLDWVRGSPESALPMLRSGEGVLVAEQFLTARGIDVGDSIELIGARSRVEMKVVGVVSSAGLDMATQVFGIRSVYMEHAMSCVFMDMSAVARHFGVRDAVIMQMDLGPEGSAALDEALAAEVAQAVPGALFASGRAIRAQIDEVGQVILGMSGAIAFAAMLLGCVGVGNVIAAQVAGRGHEFGVLRATGADRSSVAGLVLAETALIALTAILAGTGLGIELALAGCVLYRDLVGLQLSPIFPLVPWLIGAATMLLFALLAAAPAIRRLLGKSPRELLAGNS encoded by the coding sequence ATGCTTCCCAGTTGGCGCTTCGCGCGGCGGACCTTGTTCGCCCGCCCCGGTAGAAGCGCGCTGCTCTTCGCCGCGATCGCCCTGTCGAGCATGCTGGTGACGGGGGTGGGAAGCGGCATGCGCTCGGTGCAGAACAACGTGCGCGGCAAGCTGACCAGTCTGATGGGCGAGGTGGACGCGCGGTTGGTGCAGCAATCCGCGGCCCCCTTCTCCGCGGCGGTCGCGGAAAAAGTGAAGGCCTGGCCCGGGGTCGAAGCGGTCTCGGCGCGACGGCTCGGTTCGCTGACCCTCGGCCGCGCCGATGGCGCCCTGGACGCCGCCGGAAAGCCGCGCCGCTCCACGGCGCAGGCCCGCGGCGTCGATCCCGTCTCCGATCCTCGCTTCGACTCGCAGGCCCTGCAGGAGGGCGCCCGCCCCGTCGCGCCAGACCAGATTGCCCTGGACTCGGTGACAGCCGCGGCGCTGGAGGCGAAAGTCGGCGACAAGCTCCAGGTTCTTCGACTTGGCGCGCCGATGCGGCTGACCGTCTGCGGCATCGTGCCGCGGCCGATTCTGGGTGCCCTGCAGAAACCCATGGTCACGCTCTACCGCTCCACGCTGAACGAGGCCATGGGCCGACAGGACGAGGCGACCCAGATCGCGATCCTGCTCCAACCCGGCGTGGATATCCGCGCCTGGTGCGCCACCCACGCCAAGGATGTGGACGAGGACATGCTGCTTGAGCCCGCGGAGATGGCGACCTCGGGCATGGACAAGCAGGTGCTCGCGGGGCAGCTCGGCTTCACGCTGGCCACGGTGATCGCCTTTCTCGCCTGCTCCTTCATCATCGGCGTCGGCATGACCACGGCCGTGGCGGAGCTCGAGCGCGAATTGGCGACGCTGCGCTGCCTGGGCGCCTCGCGGTCGCAACTTTTCGCGGGGCAGTGCTGCGCCGGATTGGTGCTGAGCTTCACCGCGGGCATCGTCGGCGTGCCGCTGGGATTCGCCGGCGCCTGGTGCGTCACGTGGTGGTTTCGCGACACCCTGCCCGAGGGATTCACGCCCTCGTGGCTCGGGGCGTCGCTGGCCATGGGAGGCTCGTTGATGGCGGGTCTGCTGGGCGCGCTGAACCCCGCCCGCATCGCGTCGCGGACCTCGCCGCTGGAGTCGCTGCGCCGACGCGCCACACCCGTGTGGCGCCCGGGGCTCTGGATCTGCCTGGGCGCCGGAGTGCTCTGTGCCGCATTCGAAATCGCCGTGCTCACGCTGGCGGCGGACTCCCAGCAGAAATTCTGGCTGCATGCGCTGGCGGGACTGCCGATCATCCACATTGGCTGGTTCCTGCTGTGCGTTCCGATTTTGCAGGCGGCGGGCGCGCTGCTGAGCGGCCCATTGACCAAACTGCTCTCCCTGCCGCCGGGACTCCTGCGCGGCGGCGTGTCGCGGGCGCCCTACCGGCTGGGCCTGACCGCCGGCGCGCTGATGATGGGCATGAGCATCCTGGTCAGCACCTGGAGCAATGGGGAAAGCATGCTCAACGAGATCCGCTCGAAGGTCAAGTTCGGCGATGCCTTCGCCTTCAAGGTCAGCGGCCTGAGCCCGCGGGACCAGGATGCGCTGCGGATTCTTCCCGGCGTGCGCCACGCTGCCGCCGTCGGATACCTGCCGCTGAAGACTGGGGCCACGATGGCGCTGGGGGTGCAGTCCATCGCGCCGCCAAACGTCATCTGCGTCGGGTTCGAGCCCGATTCCTTCTTGCAGATGAACCGCCTGGACTGGGTGCGCGGTTCCCCCGAGTCCGCACTGCCGATGCTGCGCAGCGGCGAGGGCGTGCTGGTCGCGGAGCAGTTCCTGACCGCGCGCGGCATCGACGTGGGGGATTCCATCGAACTCATCGGCGCCCGCAGCCGCGTCGAGATGAAAGTGGTCGGCGTCGTCTCCAGCGCCGGGCTGGACATGGCCACCCAGGTGTTCGGCATCCGCAGCGTCTACATGGAGCACGCCATGAGCTGCGTCTTCATGGACATGTCGGCGGTCGCGCGGCACTTTGGCGTGCGCGACGCCGTCATCATGCAGATGGACCTGGGGCCGGAGGGATCGGCCGCGCTGGACGAGGCGCTCGCCGCCGAAGTGGCCCAAGCCGTGCCCGGGGCGCTCTTCGCCAGCGGCCGCGCCATCCGCGCCCAGATCGACGAGGTCGGCCAGGTGATCCTGGGCATGAGCGGGGCGATCGCTTTCGCCGCGATGCTGCTGGGATGCGTCGGCGTGGGCAACGTGATTGCCGCGCAAGTCGCGGGGCGCGGCCACGAATTCGGCGTGCTTCGCGCCACCGGCGCCGACCGGAGCTCCGTCGCGGGACTGGTGCTCGCCGAGACCGCCCTGATCGCCCTGACCGCGATCCTCGCGGGCACCGGACTGGGCATTGAGTTGGCGCTGGCGGGGTGCGTGCTCTACCGCGACCTGGTAGGCCTCCAACTCTCTCCCATTTTTCCGCTGGTGCCCTGGCTGATCGGAGCCGCGACCATGCTGCTCTTCGCGCTGCTCGCCGCCGCGCCCGCCATCCGGAGGCTGCTGGGGAAATCCCCGCGTGAACTTCTGGCTGGAAACTCCTGA
- the uvrB gene encoding excinuclease ABC subunit UvrB gives MSDRTFQLKAPFVPTGDQPAAIESLVQGLGEGRRWQTLLGATGTGKTFTIANVIQRARKPTLVISHNKTLAAQLYEELRELFPTNSVNYFVSFYDYYQPEAYIPQRDIYIEKDASRNDDLDRLRLAATSALLSRNDVIVVASVSCLYGLGSPDEYMNKMLAVRRGEKLDRRAFFLGLTTMQYSRNEAAPERGNFRVRGDLIEVHPAYEQHMIRIGMFGDQVERIELVDPVSGEILAEEVAAFIFPAKHYMMPEDQMQKALADMRGDLDARVLELRSQGKLVEAQRLQGRVRYDLEMIQETGFCSGIENYSRYFDGRTAGERAFCLLDYFRSIPGRAKEDWLVVIDESHVTIPQMRGMYFGDRKRKETLVEHGFRLPAALDNRPLTFPEFESLVPQAILVSATPGPWELEQCGGVVTEQVIRPTGLVDPPIEVLPAITQVADLVERARERAARGERTLVTALTKRLCEDLCEHLDKRGLRVRYLHSEIETLDRLELLRELREGVFDVLIGVNLLREGLDLPEVSLVCILDADKQGFLRSTSSLIQTMGRAARNANSQAILYADKVTKEMQAAIDEVSRRRQKQLAHNKANHITPETITKAIRRGIEQELAASRSVRAAAGRKEEKEMDRHEWIESLHAEMLQAAERLEFEAAAKLRDRINRIKAAPTLEGVALPEEEDPAAKRSTSAGMPGTRGSGKRIS, from the coding sequence GTGAGCGACCGCACATTCCAACTCAAGGCGCCCTTCGTCCCCACCGGCGACCAGCCCGCGGCGATCGAGTCGCTGGTGCAGGGCCTGGGCGAGGGGCGCCGCTGGCAGACGCTGCTGGGCGCCACCGGAACCGGCAAGACCTTCACCATCGCCAACGTGATCCAGCGGGCACGCAAGCCCACGCTGGTCATCAGCCACAACAAGACGCTCGCCGCCCAGCTCTACGAGGAGCTCCGCGAGCTCTTCCCCACAAACTCGGTGAACTACTTCGTGAGCTTCTACGACTACTACCAGCCCGAGGCCTACATCCCGCAGCGCGACATCTACATCGAGAAGGATGCCTCGCGCAACGATGACCTGGACCGCCTGCGCCTGGCGGCGACCAGCGCCCTGCTTTCGCGCAATGACGTCATCGTGGTCGCCAGTGTGAGCTGCCTCTACGGCCTCGGCAGCCCGGACGAGTACATGAACAAGATGCTCGCCGTCCGCCGCGGCGAGAAACTCGATCGCCGCGCCTTTTTCCTCGGCCTGACCACCATGCAGTACTCCCGCAACGAGGCGGCCCCCGAGCGCGGCAATTTCCGCGTGCGCGGCGATCTGATCGAGGTGCACCCCGCCTACGAGCAGCACATGATCCGCATCGGCATGTTCGGCGACCAGGTGGAGCGGATCGAACTGGTCGATCCGGTGAGCGGCGAAATCCTGGCCGAGGAGGTCGCCGCCTTCATCTTCCCCGCGAAGCACTACATGATGCCCGAGGACCAGATGCAGAAGGCGCTGGCGGACATGCGCGGGGACTTGGACGCCCGCGTGCTCGAGCTGCGTTCCCAGGGAAAGCTGGTCGAGGCGCAGCGGCTGCAGGGCCGGGTGCGCTACGACCTGGAAATGATCCAGGAGACGGGGTTCTGCAGCGGCATCGAGAACTACAGCCGCTACTTCGACGGACGCACCGCTGGCGAGCGCGCCTTCTGCCTGCTGGACTACTTCCGCAGCATTCCCGGCCGCGCCAAGGAGGACTGGCTCGTGGTCATCGACGAGTCGCACGTCACGATCCCGCAGATGCGCGGCATGTATTTCGGCGACCGCAAGCGCAAGGAGACGCTGGTGGAGCATGGCTTCCGACTGCCCGCCGCGCTGGACAACCGGCCGCTCACCTTTCCCGAGTTCGAGTCGCTGGTGCCGCAGGCGATCCTGGTCAGCGCCACGCCAGGACCGTGGGAGCTCGAGCAGTGCGGCGGCGTGGTCACCGAGCAGGTCATCCGCCCCACCGGCCTGGTCGATCCACCGATCGAGGTCCTGCCGGCGATCACTCAGGTCGCCGACCTGGTCGAGCGCGCCCGCGAGCGCGCCGCCCGGGGCGAGCGCACCCTGGTCACCGCGCTGACCAAGCGCCTCTGCGAGGATCTCTGCGAGCACCTGGACAAGCGCGGACTCCGCGTCCGCTACCTGCACAGCGAGATCGAGACGCTCGACCGCCTGGAACTGCTGCGCGAGTTGCGCGAGGGGGTGTTCGATGTGCTGATCGGGGTCAACCTGTTGCGCGAGGGACTGGATCTTCCCGAGGTGAGCCTGGTCTGCATCCTGGACGCGGACAAGCAGGGTTTCCTGCGCAGCACCTCCAGCCTGATCCAGACCATGGGCCGGGCCGCCCGCAACGCCAATTCGCAGGCCATCCTTTACGCGGACAAGGTGACAAAGGAGATGCAGGCGGCGATCGACGAGGTCTCGCGCCGGCGCCAGAAGCAACTCGCCCACAACAAGGCAAACCACATCACCCCCGAGACGATCACCAAGGCGATTCGGCGCGGCATCGAGCAGGAGCTCGCCGCCTCGCGCAGCGTCCGCGCCGCCGCGGGCCGCAAAGAGGAGAAGGAGATGGACCGGCACGAATGGATCGAGTCGCTCCACGCCGAGATGCTGCAGGCCGCCGAGCGCCTCGAGTTCGAGGCCGCGGCCAAGCTGCGCGACCGCATCAACCGCATCAAGGCGGCGCCGACCCTGGAAGGCGTGGCCCTGCCGGAAGAGGAGGATCCCGCGGCGAAGCGCTCCACCAGCGCCGGCATGCCCGGCACGCGCGGCAGCGGGAAGCGAATTTCCTGA
- a CDS encoding ABC transporter ATP-binding protein: MPSTEPDLRACRVRLRGVRKSYAMGSRRVEALRGVDLELIGPGFHAIMGPSGSGKSTLLHLLAGLDAADSGELEVGDSRLDGLSEGELTLHRRRRSGVVFQGFNLLPTLTALENVTLPSTLDGMTHASVAGRAEALLRELGLGDRIDHRPDALSGGEQQRVAIARALLNEPPVLLADEPTGNLDSDTSDRLWRLLADLAARRGMLVVMVTHEPAAAAHCERVHVLRDGLLAGSFDVQGMDASQLALRAADLVRPPR; the protein is encoded by the coding sequence ATGCCGTCCACTGAGCCCGATCTCCGCGCCTGCCGAGTTCGACTGCGGGGAGTCCGGAAGAGCTACGCCATGGGCTCGCGCCGCGTCGAAGCCCTGCGCGGCGTCGACTTGGAGCTCATCGGGCCCGGCTTCCACGCCATCATGGGACCTTCGGGAAGCGGCAAGAGCACGCTGCTGCACCTGCTCGCCGGCCTCGACGCCGCCGACTCGGGGGAGCTCGAAGTGGGCGATTCGCGGCTCGACGGGCTTTCGGAAGGCGAATTGACGCTGCACCGCCGGCGCCGCAGCGGCGTGGTCTTCCAGGGATTCAATCTTCTGCCCACGCTCACCGCGCTGGAGAACGTCACCCTTCCCTCGACGCTCGACGGCATGACCCACGCCAGCGTGGCGGGCCGCGCCGAGGCGCTGCTGCGCGAGCTGGGACTGGGCGACCGGATCGACCACCGCCCCGACGCGCTCTCGGGCGGCGAGCAGCAGCGCGTCGCCATCGCCCGCGCGCTCCTGAACGAGCCCCCGGTGCTGCTGGCCGACGAGCCCACCGGCAATCTGGACAGCGACACCAGCGACCGGCTCTGGCGGCTGCTTGCGGATCTGGCGGCGCGGCGCGGCATGCTGGTGGTGATGGTGACGCACGAGCCGGCCGCGGCGGCGCACTGCGAACGGGTTCATGTTCTCCGAGATGGCCTCTTGGCCGGGAGCTTTGATGTTCAAGGAATGGATGCTTCCCAGTTGGCGCTTCGCGCGGCGGACCTTGTTCGCCCGCCCCGGTAG
- the gcvH gene encoding glycine cleavage system protein GcvH, protein MKSPEQCRVSESHEWFIAQQGEVTVGITQFAANELTDVTYVQTKPVGTAIAVGDVVGEVESVKTTSEVYSAVAGTISAVNDAAVKDPSLLNSDPYGKGWLVKLKVSDVSPLSKLMDAKTYDSKHAVH, encoded by the coding sequence ATGAAGAGTCCCGAACAGTGCCGCGTCTCCGAAAGTCATGAATGGTTCATTGCCCAGCAGGGCGAAGTCACGGTGGGCATCACCCAGTTCGCCGCCAACGAGCTCACCGATGTCACCTACGTCCAGACCAAGCCCGTCGGCACGGCGATCGCCGTAGGCGATGTGGTCGGCGAGGTCGAGAGCGTCAAGACCACCAGCGAGGTCTACTCCGCGGTGGCCGGAACCATTTCCGCGGTGAACGACGCCGCGGTCAAGGATCCCTCGCTGCTCAACAGCGACCCCTACGGCAAGGGCTGGCTCGTGAAACTGAAGGTGAGCGACGTGTCCCCGCTGTCCAAATTGATGGACGCGAAGACGTACGACTCCAAGCATGCCGTCCACTGA
- a CDS encoding 1-acyl-sn-glycerol-3-phosphate acyltransferase has translation MFHDFARRVPGRSLLQGIWWDFIALFCGTIARIFWRMKVVNAHHIPRRGGVLLVGNHQSYLDPVPHAAIAFDRQTAYIARSDLFNNRLFGALIRSFNAIPLKERSDSAAIKAALKELAAGRCLLIYPEGGRCDDGAIAPFQRGVALLIRRAKVPVVPVGVEGCFDVWPKTRKLPRCFGRLEVEAGEAIDPEELSREPDGGIERLRREVDRLRLNRRESIRRATGGRFPAPGPGDRPVSTMDAHG, from the coding sequence ATGTTCCACGACTTCGCACGCCGCGTTCCCGGTCGCTCGCTCCTGCAGGGGATCTGGTGGGATTTCATCGCCCTCTTCTGCGGAACGATCGCGCGGATTTTCTGGCGCATGAAGGTGGTGAACGCGCACCACATTCCGCGCCGGGGGGGCGTGCTGCTGGTGGGAAACCATCAGTCCTATCTGGATCCGGTGCCGCACGCCGCGATCGCCTTCGACCGGCAGACCGCCTACATCGCGCGCAGCGATCTCTTCAACAACCGCTTGTTCGGCGCCCTGATCCGCTCCTTCAATGCGATTCCGCTGAAGGAGCGCTCCGACTCCGCCGCGATCAAGGCGGCGCTGAAGGAGCTCGCCGCGGGGCGCTGCCTGCTGATCTATCCCGAGGGGGGCCGCTGCGACGATGGCGCGATCGCGCCTTTCCAGCGCGGCGTGGCGCTGCTCATCCGCAGGGCCAAGGTGCCGGTGGTGCCGGTCGGGGTCGAGGGCTGCTTCGATGTCTGGCCCAAGACGCGCAAGCTGCCGAGATGCTTCGGGCGCCTCGAAGTGGAGGCGGGGGAGGCCATCGATCCCGAGGAGCTGAGCCGCGAGCCCGACGGCGGCATCGAACGGTTGCGCCGCGAAGTGGACCGCCTGCGCCTGAACCGGCGCGAGTCGATCCGCCGCGCCACGGGCGGGCGCTTTCCCGCCCCGGGACCCGGCGACCGGCCGGTCTCTACGATGGACGCGCATGGCTGA
- a CDS encoding sugar phosphate isomerase/epimerase, whose amino-acid sequence MVLTLSVGSLRPLMKRAKKPLDLFELPTFVSEEMGLRGLNIPSDLLAGRTPSDIARLCDLSDKAHCPFLVLIESPPLDLWSPENQAVVLERLRRLAAAATRLGCSSLAVTPLEVTTPERVQAVARTLKLAMVEMDRFEINLLLQSAPGLLSEGKALIDLVKKVGSFRIGSMPSFQHAAAHGGVSQELRKLAPYAQSITASVKGFSATGEHADWSLDECVEILRAVGYVNSLSLEYMGKGDPIKPLGMARDMLSAAIEAAEPA is encoded by the coding sequence ATGGTTTTGACGCTTTCGGTCGGCTCGCTCCGACCGCTGATGAAGCGGGCGAAAAAGCCACTTGACCTCTTTGAACTTCCAACATTCGTCAGCGAGGAAATGGGACTGCGCGGTCTCAACATCCCGTCGGACCTGCTCGCGGGCCGCACGCCCAGCGACATCGCCCGGCTCTGCGATCTCTCCGACAAGGCGCACTGCCCATTCCTGGTGCTGATCGAGTCGCCGCCGCTGGATCTGTGGAGCCCGGAGAACCAGGCCGTCGTGCTCGAGCGATTGCGCCGATTGGCCGCCGCCGCCACGCGGCTGGGCTGCTCGAGTCTGGCCGTCACTCCCCTGGAGGTCACGACTCCGGAGCGCGTGCAGGCGGTGGCCCGCACGCTCAAGCTGGCGATGGTCGAGATGGACCGCTTCGAGATCAACCTGCTGCTGCAGAGCGCGCCGGGGCTCTTGAGCGAGGGGAAGGCCTTGATCGACCTGGTGAAGAAGGTGGGAAGTTTCCGCATCGGCAGCATGCCCTCCTTCCAGCACGCCGCGGCCCACGGGGGCGTCAGCCAGGAACTGCGCAAGCTGGCGCCCTATGCCCAGTCGATCACCGCAAGCGTGAAGGGCTTCTCCGCCACGGGCGAGCACGCCGACTGGAGCCTGGACGAGTGCGTGGAGATTCTCCGCGCGGTCGGCTATGTCAATTCGCTTTCGCTGGAGTACATGGGCAAGGGGGATCCGATCAAGCCCCTGGGGATGGCCCGCGACATGCTCTCCGCGGCGATCGAGGCGGCGGAGCCCGCATGA
- a CDS encoding ABC transporter permease, with the protein MAWIEKLLALARNTLLECIRQPVTLVASIIGFLLILLSIPFSAFTMEDDQRMFIDIGLSTIFICGVVLSAFLATGVVSREIENKTVLTVVSKPVPRPIFVLGKYLGVAAVLMLVTLWLGLIFMLTELHGTMPTVATPYHQPVLTFGVAAVLLMFAAGIWCNFLYDWNFGSTIIALGLPLLLLAYGVSLIFKPNWATADIAATFKPNLWKAIGMLMMAELVLGAVAVAVSTRLGQVLTLATVLATFLTGLLSDWLFARKLQQLSDLMSKLPPADQSWHDAVHLEWGLYKALQSVIPNFQIFWLTDALTQKKPIGLEYIATAVPYGVILIAMALAMGTFLFQRREVG; encoded by the coding sequence ATGGCATGGATTGAGAAACTCCTCGCGCTCGCCCGGAACACGCTGCTGGAATGCATCCGCCAGCCGGTCACGCTGGTCGCCTCGATCATCGGGTTTCTGCTGATCCTGCTCTCCATCCCCTTCAGCGCCTTCACCATGGAGGACGACCAGCGGATGTTCATCGACATCGGCCTCTCCACCATCTTCATCTGCGGCGTCGTGCTCTCCGCGTTCCTGGCCACCGGGGTGGTGAGCCGGGAGATCGAGAACAAGACGGTGCTGACGGTGGTGAGCAAGCCGGTGCCGCGGCCCATTTTCGTGCTCGGCAAATACCTGGGCGTGGCCGCGGTCCTGATGCTGGTCACGCTCTGGCTGGGGCTGATCTTCATGCTGACCGAACTGCACGGCACCATGCCCACGGTCGCCACCCCCTACCACCAGCCGGTGCTCACCTTCGGCGTGGCCGCGGTCCTGCTGATGTTCGCCGCGGGAATCTGGTGCAATTTCCTTTACGACTGGAACTTTGGATCGACGATCATCGCCCTGGGCCTGCCGCTGCTGCTGCTGGCCTACGGGGTCAGCCTGATCTTCAAGCCGAATTGGGCCACCGCGGACATCGCCGCCACGTTCAAGCCGAACCTGTGGAAGGCGATCGGCATGCTGATGATGGCGGAGCTGGTGCTGGGCGCGGTCGCCGTCGCCGTGAGCACGCGGCTGGGGCAGGTGCTGACCCTCGCGACGGTGCTGGCGACCTTCCTGACCGGGCTCCTGAGCGACTGGCTCTTCGCGCGCAAACTGCAGCAGCTCTCCGACCTGATGTCGAAGCTGCCGCCGGCGGACCAGTCCTGGCATGACGCGGTGCACCTGGAGTGGGGTCTCTACAAGGCGCTGCAGTCGGTGATCCCGAATTTTCAGATCTTCTGGCTCACCGACGCGCTGACTCAAAAGAAGCCGATCGGCCTGGAGTACATCGCGACGGCCGTGCCCTACGGCGTGATCCTGATCGCGATGGCGCTGGCCATGGGAACCTTCCTCTTCCAACGCCGCGAAGTCGGCTGA